One part of the Arabidopsis thaliana chromosome 1 sequence genome encodes these proteins:
- a CDS encoding uncharacterized protein (unknown protein; FUNCTIONS IN: molecular_function unknown; INVOLVED IN: biological_process unknown; LOCATED IN: endomembrane system; Has 35333 Blast hits to 34131 proteins in 2444 species: Archae - 798; Bacteria - 22429; Metazoa - 974; Fungi - 991; Plants - 531; Viruses - 0; Other Eukaryotes - 9610 (source: NCBI BLink).): MLFVLFVQIYGVELCVIGVKRLMRKLHYVSKAMSNYSDIVFNAKVQKERAVKSASGQTTVGIDPQVKRIDSSAFSY, translated from the coding sequence atgctttttgttttatttgttcaaaTTTATGGTGTTGAGCTTTGTGTGATTGGGGTTAAGAGATTGATGAGAAAATTGCACTATGTATCGAAGGCTATGTCAAATTACAGTGACATAGTCTTTAATGCAAAAGTGCAGAAAGAGAGAGCTGTTAAATCAGCAAGCGGCCAGACAACCGTCGGGATAGATCCACAGGTGAAGCGGATTGATTCCTCTGCTTTCAGCTACTAA
- a CDS encoding Tetratricopeptide repeat (TPR)-like superfamily protein (Tetratricopeptide repeat (TPR)-like superfamily protein; LOCATED IN: endomembrane system; EXPRESSED IN: 21 plant structures; EXPRESSED DURING: 11 growth stages; CONTAINS InterPro DOMAIN/s: Pentatricopeptide repeat (InterPro:IPR002885); BEST Arabidopsis thaliana protein match is: Pentatricopeptide repeat (PPR) superfamily protein (TAIR:AT3G22470.1); Has 68904 Blast hits to 14697 proteins in 297 species: Archae - 6; Bacteria - 66; Metazoa - 698; Fungi - 1025; Plants - 65043; Viruses - 0; Other Eukaryotes - 2066 (source: NCBI BLink).), which produces MLLFSSSSLQLREIFFPRIFSVFVKLNFLNSRGFSSDSAKALAAGISKAIKEGNFNLLDSSVYGSNLQRNETNLVLLSLESEPNSALKYFRWAEISGKDPSFYTIAHVLIRNGMFDVADKVFDEMITNRGKDFNVLGSIRDRSLDADVCKFLMECCCRYGMVDKALEIFVYSTQLGVVIPQDSVYRMLNSLIGSDRVDLIADHFDKLCRGGIEPSGVSAHGFVLDALFCKGEVTKALDFHRLVMERGFRVGIVSCNKVLKGLSVDQIEVASRLLSLVLDCGPAPNVVTFCTLINGFCKRGEMDRAFDLFKVMEQRGIEPDLIAYSTLIDGYFKAGMLGMGHKLFSQALHKGVKLDVVVFSSTIDVYVKSGDLATASVVYKRMLCQGISPNVVTYTILIKGLCQDGRIYEAFGMYGQILKRGMEPSIVTYSSLIDGFCKCGNLRSGFALYEDMIKMGYPPDVVIYGVLVDGLSKQGLMLHAMRFSVKMLGQSIRLNVVVFNSLIDGWCRLNRFDEALKVFRLMGIYGIKPDVATFTTVMRVSIMEGRLEEALFLFFRMFKMGLEPDALAYCTLIDAFCKHMKPTIGLQLFDLMQRNKISADIAVCNVVIHLLFKCHRIEDASKFFNNLIEGKMEPDIVTYNTMICGYCSLRRLDEAERIFELLKVTPFGPNTVTLTILIHVLCKNNDMDGAIRMFSIMAEKGSKPNAVTYGCLMDWFSKSVDIEGSFKLFEEMQEKGISPSIVSYSIIIDGLCKRGRVDEATNIFHQAIDAKLLPDVVAYAILIRGYCKVGRLVEAALLYEHMLRNGVKPDDLLQRALSEYNPPKWLMSKGVWVHDKPMPD; this is translated from the coding sequence AtgttacttttttcttcatcgtctttgCAATTACGCGAGATTTTCTTCCCGCGGATTTTCTCTGTGTTCGTGAAGCTGAACTTTCTGAACTCTCGTGGGTTTTCGTCTGATTCTGCTAAAGCCCTCGCCGCCGGTATCTCTAAAGCAatcaaagaaggaaacttTAACTTGTTAGATTCTTCTGTCTACGGTTCAAATTTGCAACGAAACGAGACGAATTTGGTCCTTCTTTCGCTTGAATCAGAACCCAATTCTGCGCTTAAGTACTTTCGATGGGCAGAGATCTCTGGAAAGGATCCTTCTTTCTATACCATTGCTCATGTTTTGATCCGAAATGGGATGTTCGATGTTGCAGataaggtgttcgatgaaatgatCACCAATCGTGGGAAGGATTTCAACGTTCTGGGTTCGATTAGGGATAGGTCATTGGATGCTGATGTTTGCAAGTTTTTGATGGAATGTTGTTGTAGATATGGTATGGTTGATAAGGCTCTGGAGATATTTGTGTATAGTACTCAATTGGGTGTAGTTATACCGCAGGATTCTGTATATAGGATGCTAAATTCTTTGATTGGTTCTGATCGTGTTGACTTAATAGCTGATCATTTTGATAAACTATGTAGAGGAGGAATTGAGCCTTCAGGTGTGAGTGCTCATGGATTTGTGTTGGATGCTCTTTTCTGCAAAGGAGAGGTTACAAAGGCTTTAGATTTTCATCGACTAGTGATGGAGAGAGGTTTTCGTGTTGGTATAGTTTCTTGCAATAAGGTTTTGAAGGGTCTTTCAGTTGATCAGATTGAGGTAGCTTCTCGGTTGTTaagtttggttttggattgtGGTCCGGCACCTAATGTGGTGACTTTTTGCACGTTGATTAATGGGTTTTGCAAAAGAGGTGAAATGGATAGAGCATTCGATCTTTTTAAAGTTATGGAACAGAGAGGGATAGAGCCAGACTTGATCGCTTACAGTACTCTGATTGATGGATACTTCAAAGCAGGGATGTTAGGAATGGGTCATAAGCTTTTCTCGCAGGCCTTACATAAAGGTGTGAAGTTGGACGTGGTTGTGTTCAGTTCAACGATTGATGTATATGTAAAATCTGGGGATTTAGCAACAGCTTCTGTTGTGTACAAGAGAATGTTGTGTCAAGGGATTTCCCCTAATGTGGTTACTTACACCATTCTCATAAAAGGCTTGTGCCAGGATGGTAGGATTTACGAAGCTTTTGGTATGTATGGTCAGATCTTGAAACGTGGTATGGAGCCATCTATTGTAACTTATAGCAGTCTCATTGATGGTTTTTGCAAGTGTGGGAACTTGAGATCCGGGTTTGCTTTATATGAGGATATGATAAAGATGGGTTATCCACCTGATGTTGTCATTTATGGTGTGCTTGTTGATGGCCTTTCTAAGCAAGGGCTCATGCTCCATGCTATGAGATTCTCTGTTAAGATGCTAGGCCAGTCGATCCGGCTCAATGTTGTAGTTTTTAATTCCTTAATAGATGGCTGGTGTAGGTTAAATCGTTTTGACGAGGCTTTGAAGGTGTTTAGATTAATGGGGATATATGGTATAAAACCTGATGTAGCCACATTCACCACGGTTATGAGGGTGAGTATCATGGAAGGTAGATTAGAAGAAGcattatttctgtttttccGGATGTTCAAAATGGGTTTGGAACCTGATGCCTTAGCATACTGTACCCTAATAGATGCATTCTGCAAGCATATGAAGCCAACCATTGGGCTTCAGCTGTTTGATCTTATGCAGAGGAATAAAATCTCTGCAGATATTGCGGTATGTAATGTCGTCATTCATTTGCTTTTCAAATGTCACCGCATAGAGGATGCTTCTAAGTTCTTCAATAATCTTATTGAAGGAAAGATGGAGCCTGATATTGTGACATATAACACAATGATATGTGGCTACTGCTCTTTGAGAAGGTTAGATGAAGCAGAGAGGATTTTCGAGCTGCTAAAAGTTACACCTTTTGGTCCCAATACCGTTACTTTGACTATACTTATCCATGTACTCTGCAAAAATAATGATATGGATGGTGCTATAAGGATGTTCTCCATAATGGCGGAAAAGGGCTCTAAACCGAATGCTGTCACATACGGTTGTCTAATGGATTGGTTTTCAAAATCCGTCGATATCGAAGGTTCTTTCAAGCTTTTTGAGGAAATGCAAGAGAAAGGTATTTCTCCAAGCATAGTAAGTTATAGCATCATAATTGACGGTCTTTGCAAACGAGGAAGAGTGGATGAAGCAACAAATATCTTCCATCAGGCCATAGATGCAAAGTTATTGCCTGATGTTGTTGCCTACGCAATTCTTATCCGTGGTTATTGCAAGGTTGGAAGACTCGTTGAAGCTGCATTGTTGTATGAACATATGTTAAGAAACGGAGTCAAACCAGATGATTTGCTTCAACGAGCCCTTTCAGAATATAATCCCCCAAAGTGGTTGATGAGCAAAGGGGTCTGGGTACACGATAAACCGATGCCTGATTAA
- a CDS encoding Tetratricopeptide repeat (TPR)-like superfamily protein (Tetratricopeptide repeat (TPR)-like superfamily protein; LOCATED IN: endomembrane system; EXPRESSED IN: 21 plant structures; EXPRESSED DURING: 11 growth stages; CONTAINS InterPro DOMAIN/s: Pentatricopeptide repeat (InterPro:IPR002885); BEST Arabidopsis thaliana protein match is: Tetratricopeptide repeat (TPR)-like superfamily protein (TAIR:AT5G39710.1).), translating to MLLFSSSSLQLREIFFPRIFSVFVKLNFLNSRGFSSDSAKALAAGISKAIKEGNFNLLDSSVYGSNLQRNETNLVLLSLESEPNSALKYFRWAEISGKDPSFYTIAHVLIRNGMFDVADKVFDEMITNRGKDFNVLGSIRDRSLDADVCKFLMECCCRYGMVDKALEIFVYSTQLGVVIPQDSVYRMLNSLIGSDRVDLIADHFDKLCRGGIEPSGVSAHGFVLDALFCKGEVTKALDFHRLVMERGFRVGIVSCNKVLKGLSVDQIEVASRLLSLVLDCGPAPNVVTFCTLINGFCKRGEMDRAFDLFKVMEQRGIEPDLIAYSTLIDGYFKAGMLGMGHKLFSQALHKGVKLDVVVFSSTIDVYVKSGDLATASVVYKRMLCQGISPNVVTYTILIKGLCQDGRIYEAFGMYGQILKRGMEPSIVTYSSLIDGFCKCGNLRSGFALYEDMIKMGYPPDVVIYGVLVDGLSKQGLMLHAMRFSVKMLGQSIRLNVVVFNSLIDGWCRLNRFDEALKVFRLMGIYGIKPDVATFTTVMRVSIMEDAFCKHMKPTIGLQLFDLMQRNKISADIAVCNVVIHLLFKCHRIEDASKFFNNLIEGKMEPDIVTYNTMICGYCSLRRLDEAERIFELLKVTPFGPNTVTLTILIHVLCKNNDMDGAIRMFSIMAEKGSKPNAVTYGCLMDWFSKSVDIEGSFKLFEEMQEKGISPSIVSYSIIIDGLCKRGRVDEATNIFHQAIDAKLLPDVVAYAILIRGYCKVGRLVEAALLYEHMLRNGVKPDDLLQRALSEYNPPKWLMSKGVWVHDKPMPD from the exons AtgttacttttttcttcatcgtctttgCAATTACGCGAGATTTTCTTCCCGCGGATTTTCTCTGTGTTCGTGAAGCTGAACTTTCTGAACTCTCGTGGGTTTTCGTCTGATTCTGCTAAAGCCCTCGCCGCCGGTATCTCTAAAGCAatcaaagaaggaaacttTAACTTGTTAGATTCTTCTGTCTACGGTTCAAATTTGCAACGAAACGAGACGAATTTGGTCCTTCTTTCGCTTGAATCAGAACCCAATTCTGCGCTTAAGTACTTTCGATGGGCAGAGATCTCTGGAAAGGATCCTTCTTTCTATACCATTGCTCATGTTTTGATCCGAAATGGGATGTTCGATGTTGCAGataaggtgttcgatgaaatgatCACCAATCGTGGGAAGGATTTCAACGTTCTGGGTTCGATTAGGGATAGGTCATTGGATGCTGATGTTTGCAAGTTTTTGATGGAATGTTGTTGTAGATATGGTATGGTTGATAAGGCTCTGGAGATATTTGTGTATAGTACTCAATTGGGTGTAGTTATACCGCAGGATTCTGTATATAGGATGCTAAATTCTTTGATTGGTTCTGATCGTGTTGACTTAATAGCTGATCATTTTGATAAACTATGTAGAGGAGGAATTGAGCCTTCAGGTGTGAGTGCTCATGGATTTGTGTTGGATGCTCTTTTCTGCAAAGGAGAGGTTACAAAGGCTTTAGATTTTCATCGACTAGTGATGGAGAGAGGTTTTCGTGTTGGTATAGTTTCTTGCAATAAGGTTTTGAAGGGTCTTTCAGTTGATCAGATTGAGGTAGCTTCTCGGTTGTTaagtttggttttggattgtGGTCCGGCACCTAATGTGGTGACTTTTTGCACGTTGATTAATGGGTTTTGCAAAAGAGGTGAAATGGATAGAGCATTCGATCTTTTTAAAGTTATGGAACAGAGAGGGATAGAGCCAGACTTGATCGCTTACAGTACTCTGATTGATGGATACTTCAAAGCAGGGATGTTAGGAATGGGTCATAAGCTTTTCTCGCAGGCCTTACATAAAGGTGTGAAGTTGGACGTGGTTGTGTTCAGTTCAACGATTGATGTATATGTAAAATCTGGGGATTTAGCAACAGCTTCTGTTGTGTACAAGAGAATGTTGTGTCAAGGGATTTCCCCTAATGTGGTTACTTACACCATTCTCATAAAAGGCTTGTGCCAGGATGGTAGGATTTACGAAGCTTTTGGTATGTATGGTCAGATCTTGAAACGTGGTATGGAGCCATCTATTGTAACTTATAGCAGTCTCATTGATGGTTTTTGCAAGTGTGGGAACTTGAGATCCGGGTTTGCTTTATATGAGGATATGATAAAGATGGGTTATCCACCTGATGTTGTCATTTATGGTGTGCTTGTTGATGGCCTTTCTAAGCAAGGGCTCATGCTCCATGCTATGAGATTCTCTGTTAAGATGCTAGGCCAGTCGATCCGGCTCAATGTTGTAGTTTTTAATTCCTTAATAGATGGCTGGTGTAGGTTAAATCGTTTTGACGAGGCTTTGAAGGTGTTTAGATTAATGGGGATATATGGTATAAAACCTGATGTAGCCACATTCACCACGGTTATGAGGGTGAGTATCATGGAAG ATGCATTCTGCAAGCATATGAAGCCAACCATTGGGCTTCAGCTGTTTGATCTTATGCAGAGGAATAAAATCTCTGCAGATATTGCGGTATGTAATGTCGTCATTCATTTGCTTTTCAAATGTCACCGCATAGAGGATGCTTCTAAGTTCTTCAATAATCTTATTGAAGGAAAGATGGAGCCTGATATTGTGACATATAACACAATGATATGTGGCTACTGCTCTTTGAGAAGGTTAGATGAAGCAGAGAGGATTTTCGAGCTGCTAAAAGTTACACCTTTTGGTCCCAATACCGTTACTTTGACTATACTTATCCATGTACTCTGCAAAAATAATGATATGGATGGTGCTATAAGGATGTTCTCCATAATGGCGGAAAAGGGCTCTAAACCGAATGCTGTCACATACGGTTGTCTAATGGATTGGTTTTCAAAATCCGTCGATATCGAAGGTTCTTTCAAGCTTTTTGAGGAAATGCAAGAGAAAGGTATTTCTCCAAGCATAGTAAGTTATAGCATCATAATTGACGGTCTTTGCAAACGAGGAAGAGTGGATGAAGCAACAAATATCTTCCATCAGGCCATAGATGCAAAGTTATTGCCTGATGTTGTTGCCTACGCAATTCTTATCCGTGGTTATTGCAAGGTTGGAAGACTCGTTGAAGCTGCATTGTTGTATGAACATATGTTAAGAAACGGAGTCAAACCAGATGATTTGCTTCAACGAGCCCTTTCAGAATATAATCCCCCAAAGTGGTTGATGAGCAAAGGGGTCTGGGTACACGATAAACCGATGCCTGATTAA